One genomic window of Micromonospora sp. WMMD1128 includes the following:
- a CDS encoding SDR family oxidoreductase, producing MSEQDLVRDRCVVVTGGGNGIGRAIARKVAAQGARVVVGDLDTDAAARVAAEVGGVAVGGDASTDEGVARLLSAAGHVDIFFANAGSGVGKGIETPDADWHTALEVNVMAHVRAARALIPGWLESGGGRFVVTASAAGLLTMLGSAPYSVSKHAAVAFAEWLAVTYGHRGVTVQAICPQGVRTKMLDDSGEFRDLLSHDAALEPEQVAEVVWEALHDDRFLILPHPEVQRYYETRAGRTDAWLAGMRKLQKRFDDAETVVRND from the coding sequence ATGAGTGAACAGGATCTGGTCCGCGACCGGTGCGTGGTGGTCACCGGCGGCGGCAACGGTATCGGTCGGGCGATCGCCCGGAAAGTGGCCGCCCAGGGCGCCCGCGTCGTCGTCGGCGACCTGGACACGGACGCGGCCGCACGGGTCGCGGCCGAGGTCGGCGGCGTGGCGGTGGGCGGGGACGCCTCGACCGACGAGGGCGTCGCGCGGTTGCTGAGCGCCGCCGGCCACGTCGACATCTTCTTCGCCAACGCCGGATCCGGCGTGGGGAAGGGCATCGAGACACCAGACGCCGACTGGCACACCGCGCTCGAGGTCAACGTCATGGCCCACGTCCGCGCGGCCCGCGCGCTGATCCCCGGCTGGCTGGAGTCCGGCGGTGGTCGATTCGTGGTGACCGCCTCCGCGGCGGGACTGCTCACCATGCTCGGCAGCGCGCCGTACTCGGTGTCGAAACACGCGGCCGTCGCGTTCGCGGAGTGGCTGGCGGTCACCTACGGGCATCGCGGCGTCACCGTGCAGGCGATCTGCCCGCAGGGGGTACGGACGAAGATGCTCGACGACTCGGGCGAGTTCCGGGACCTGCTCAGCCACGACGCGGCGCTGGAGCCCGAGCAGGTCGCCGAGGTGGTCTGGGAGGCGTTGCACGACGACCGGTTCCTCATCCTCCCGCACCCCGAGGTGCAGCGGTACTACGAGACCCGGGCGGGCCGCACCGACGCCTGGCTGGCCGGCATGCGCAAACTCCAGAAGCGGTTCGACGACGCGGAAACGGTGGTCCGGAATGACTGA
- a CDS encoding NADPH:quinone oxidoreductase family protein: MKAWQVTRLGEPVDVLEWTDVPVPPAPDGALRVAVEAVALNFPDVLLCRGEYQDKPELPFTPGAEVCGRVVDGPRAGERVLAAPELPHGGLAEEVVVAPHRVFAIPDDLPAEKAASMLITYQTGYVGLHTRARLEAGEWLLVHAGAGGVGSAAIQIGKAAGARVIATAGGPDKVRVCRDLGADVVVDYLAEDFVPVVKEVTGGAGADVVYDSVGGDVFDKSRRCVAFEGRIVVVGFAGGRIAQAPTNHALIKNYSVVGLYWGLYHVKKPDVIARTHERLIELWRKGLVDPLVSEVLPMSAAPSALASLGDRRTVGKVVLVNNPS, from the coding sequence ATGAAGGCGTGGCAGGTGACCCGGCTGGGCGAGCCCGTGGACGTCCTGGAGTGGACCGACGTGCCGGTGCCCCCGGCACCCGACGGGGCCCTTCGGGTCGCGGTCGAGGCGGTGGCCCTGAACTTCCCCGACGTCCTGCTCTGCCGAGGCGAATACCAGGACAAGCCGGAACTGCCGTTCACCCCCGGCGCGGAGGTGTGCGGGCGTGTCGTGGACGGGCCGCGGGCCGGCGAACGGGTGCTTGCCGCGCCCGAACTGCCCCACGGCGGGCTCGCCGAAGAGGTGGTCGTCGCGCCGCACCGGGTGTTCGCGATCCCGGACGACCTGCCCGCCGAGAAGGCGGCGTCGATGCTGATCACCTACCAGACCGGGTACGTCGGCCTGCACACCCGCGCCCGTCTGGAGGCCGGCGAGTGGCTCCTGGTGCACGCCGGCGCCGGCGGCGTGGGGTCCGCGGCGATCCAGATCGGCAAGGCGGCGGGCGCCCGGGTGATCGCCACGGCGGGCGGGCCGGACAAGGTACGGGTCTGCCGGGACCTCGGCGCGGACGTGGTCGTCGACTACCTGGCCGAGGACTTCGTGCCGGTGGTCAAGGAGGTCACCGGCGGGGCCGGCGCCGACGTCGTCTACGACTCGGTCGGCGGCGACGTCTTCGACAAGAGCCGCAGGTGCGTCGCCTTCGAGGGCCGGATCGTGGTGGTCGGCTTCGCCGGCGGCCGGATCGCCCAGGCCCCGACGAACCACGCTTTGATCAAGAACTACAGCGTGGTCGGCCTCTACTGGGGGCTGTACCACGTCAAGAAGCCAGACGTGATCGCCCGGACCCACGAACGGCTGATCGAGCTGTGGCGCAAGGGCCTGGTCGACCCGCTGGTCAGCGAGGTGCTCCCGATGAGCGCCGCCCCGTCCGCCCTGGCCAGCCTCGGCGACCGCCGCACCGTCGGCAAGGTCGTGCTGGTCAACAACCCCTCCTGA
- a CDS encoding acetyl-CoA C-acyltransferase, with translation MAPAREAVIVATARTPIGRAYKGSLRQARPDDLAGFAIARALEQVPAVTPDQIGDVIVGTANPAGEQGLNIGRLAALLAGLPDTVTGTTVSRGCASSLDAIRIAANAIMVGEGDVYVAGGVESVSRTPSAHIDDAAMNPRFGVDPLPDAYITMGRTAENVAERFDISRARMDEYAKLSQDRAVAARDQGFFAREISPYPLADGTVVAQDDCPRANVDLDVLAGLPTPFRADGRVTAGNSCPLNDGAAAVVVMSAERARNLGIEPLARIMGFAVTGLAPEIMGVGPIEAVRRVLDRTGLAIGDVDVLELNEAFAAQVLAVADTLKISVADQLNPHGGAIALGHPFGMTGARIMTTLLNGLAATGGTVGVETMCVGGGQGMAMAVERLA, from the coding sequence GTGGCGCCAGCCCGGGAAGCAGTCATCGTGGCCACCGCACGGACGCCCATCGGTCGTGCGTACAAGGGGTCGCTTCGCCAGGCGCGGCCGGACGACCTGGCCGGTTTCGCGATCGCGCGGGCCCTGGAGCAGGTCCCGGCGGTCACCCCCGACCAGATCGGCGACGTCATCGTCGGCACCGCGAACCCGGCGGGGGAGCAGGGCCTGAACATCGGCCGGTTGGCGGCGCTGCTCGCCGGGCTGCCCGACACCGTCACCGGAACCACCGTCAGCCGGGGCTGCGCCTCGTCGCTTGACGCCATCCGGATCGCGGCCAACGCGATCATGGTCGGCGAGGGCGACGTCTACGTGGCCGGCGGCGTCGAGAGCGTCTCCCGTACCCCCAGCGCCCACATCGACGACGCGGCGATGAACCCCCGGTTCGGCGTCGACCCGTTGCCGGACGCCTACATCACCATGGGGCGCACGGCCGAGAACGTGGCCGAGCGCTTCGACATCTCCCGCGCCCGGATGGACGAGTATGCCAAGCTCTCCCAGGACCGCGCGGTCGCCGCCCGCGACCAGGGCTTCTTCGCCCGGGAGATCAGCCCGTACCCACTGGCTGACGGCACCGTCGTGGCGCAGGACGACTGCCCGCGCGCCAACGTCGACCTCGACGTGCTGGCCGGCCTGCCCACCCCGTTCCGGGCCGACGGGCGGGTCACCGCGGGCAACTCCTGCCCGCTCAACGACGGGGCGGCGGCGGTCGTGGTGATGTCCGCCGAGCGCGCCCGCAACCTGGGGATCGAACCCCTGGCGCGGATCATGGGCTTCGCGGTCACCGGCCTGGCACCGGAGATCATGGGGGTCGGCCCGATCGAGGCGGTGCGCCGGGTGCTCGACCGCACCGGCCTGGCCATCGGAGACGTCGACGTGCTGGAGCTCAACGAGGCGTTCGCGGCGCAGGTGCTGGCGGTCGCGGACACCCTGAAGATCTCCGTCGCGGACCAGCTCAACCCGCACGGCGGCGCGATCGCGCTCGGTCACCCCTTCGGTATGACCGGCGCCCGGATCATGACCACGCTGCTGAACGGCCTGGCGGCCACCGGCGGTACGGTCGGGGTCGAGACGATGTGCGTCGGCGGCGGACAGGGGATGGCCATGGCTGTCGAGCGGCTGGCGTGA
- a CDS encoding carboxyl transferase domain-containing protein: MGTYPDRVLVANRGEVAVRVLRTLADLAVPSVAVYAADDERCLHVRRADRAVPLPGAGVAAYLDQSALIEAAQSVGATALHPGWGFLSENADFASRCADAGLTFVGPAPQVLRVLGDKTAARAAAESAGLPVVPATGPATPPEAMEFLAAAPEGIMLKAVAGGGGRGMRPVTDPAELAAAFERCRSEALGAFGDGTLYAERLLTGRRHIEVQIVGDGTGAATALGDRDCSLQRRRQKVVELAPAPALAPQLRAALHHAAVRLAAGLRYRGVGTVEFLVGADDFVFLEANPRLQVEHTVTEQVFGVDLVEIQLRLAAGADLAAVGLAGPAPEPAGTAIQLRVTTETVRADGGSLPATGVLTAFDPPAGRGVRTDTHGYAGYRVGAGYDSMLAKVVVHEPGGDPAVLRRRASRALAEFRVEGVDTNLGVLARLLAHPEATDGSATTAFLDEHAAELAAAPDVEPLWFPGVDVDPLAAAEPEPDDGTLAVRTPMEATVIAVPAGEGDRVTATSVLVVLEAMKMEHQVEAGVSGVVDRLPVTVGQTVRAGTLLASLVVADATATTEETAAESDPDLIRPDLRRVLDRQRKTRDEARPDAVAKRHDRGHRTARENLADLCDPGSFTEYGSLVLAGQRARRSLDDLIDRTPADGLVAGVGQINRTGCVVMAYDYTVLAGTQGYNGHRKKDRLFELAERHRWPVVMFAEGGGGRPGDTENPGVANLDTRAFALLARLSGLVPTVSVVTGRCFAGNAALVACSDFIVATPDANIGMAGPAMIEGGGLGVYRPEEIGPTSVHAANGVVDLVVPDDAAAVRATRRYLSYFQGRTADWEAPDQRPLRHAVPENRRRTYDVRAVLDTLADRDSVLELRREHGVGMITALVRIAGRPVGLIANNPRHLGGAIDAEGGSKAARFMELCDAFDLPIVSLCDTPGFMVGPAAEESAQVRHFGRMFLAGASLTVPMVTVVLRKGYGLGAQAMARGGFYEPELTLSWPTGEFGGMGLEGAVRLGFRKELDAVTDPGEREALYQRLVAQMYERGSALNIASVFEVDDVIDPAQTRARITGVLDAAPPPAPRAGKKRPLVPAW, translated from the coding sequence GTGGGGACCTACCCGGACCGCGTGCTGGTGGCCAACCGGGGCGAGGTGGCCGTTCGCGTACTACGGACGCTCGCCGACCTCGCCGTGCCGTCGGTGGCCGTGTACGCCGCCGACGACGAGCGCTGCCTGCACGTACGCCGGGCGGACCGGGCCGTGCCGCTGCCCGGCGCCGGGGTCGCCGCGTACCTCGACCAGAGCGCGCTGATCGAGGCCGCCCAGTCGGTCGGGGCCACCGCCCTGCACCCCGGCTGGGGGTTTCTCAGCGAGAACGCCGACTTCGCGAGCCGCTGCGCCGACGCCGGGCTGACGTTCGTCGGTCCGGCCCCACAGGTGCTGCGGGTGCTCGGCGACAAGACCGCGGCCCGCGCGGCGGCGGAGTCCGCCGGCCTCCCCGTCGTGCCGGCTACCGGGCCGGCCACCCCGCCGGAGGCGATGGAGTTCCTGGCCGCCGCACCGGAGGGCATCATGCTCAAGGCGGTGGCCGGGGGCGGCGGGCGCGGGATGCGGCCGGTCACCGACCCGGCGGAGTTGGCCGCCGCGTTCGAGCGCTGCCGGTCCGAGGCGCTCGGCGCGTTCGGCGACGGCACCCTGTACGCCGAGCGGCTGCTCACCGGCCGCCGGCACATCGAGGTCCAGATCGTCGGCGACGGCACCGGAGCGGCCACCGCCCTCGGCGACCGGGACTGCAGCCTCCAGCGCCGCCGGCAGAAGGTGGTGGAGCTGGCCCCGGCGCCCGCGCTGGCCCCGCAGCTACGCGCAGCCCTGCACCACGCGGCGGTACGCCTGGCCGCCGGTCTCCGCTACCGCGGGGTCGGCACGGTCGAGTTCCTCGTCGGCGCCGACGACTTCGTCTTCCTGGAGGCCAACCCGCGGTTGCAGGTGGAGCACACCGTGACCGAGCAGGTGTTCGGCGTCGATCTCGTGGAGATCCAGCTGCGCCTGGCGGCCGGCGCGGACCTCGCCGCGGTCGGACTGGCCGGTCCCGCGCCCGAACCGGCCGGAACGGCGATCCAGCTACGCGTGACCACGGAGACGGTCCGCGCCGACGGCGGCAGCCTGCCCGCCACCGGCGTCCTCACCGCCTTCGACCCGCCCGCCGGCCGGGGCGTACGCACCGACACCCACGGCTACGCCGGCTACCGCGTCGGCGCCGGGTACGACTCGATGCTGGCCAAGGTGGTCGTGCACGAACCCGGTGGCGACCCGGCCGTCCTGCGGCGCAGGGCGTCCCGGGCGCTCGCGGAGTTCCGCGTCGAGGGGGTGGACACGAACCTCGGCGTCCTGGCGCGGCTGCTGGCGCACCCGGAGGCGACCGACGGCAGCGCCACCACCGCCTTCCTCGACGAGCACGCCGCCGAACTGGCCGCCGCGCCGGACGTCGAGCCGCTGTGGTTCCCCGGCGTCGACGTCGACCCGCTCGCCGCCGCCGAGCCGGAACCGGACGACGGCACGCTCGCCGTCCGGACCCCGATGGAGGCCACGGTCATCGCGGTTCCCGCCGGCGAGGGCGACCGGGTGACCGCGACGTCGGTCCTCGTCGTGCTCGAGGCGATGAAGATGGAACACCAGGTCGAGGCCGGCGTCAGCGGCGTGGTGGACCGGCTGCCGGTCACCGTCGGCCAGACCGTGCGGGCCGGCACGCTGCTCGCCTCGCTGGTGGTCGCCGACGCCACCGCCACGACGGAGGAGACCGCCGCCGAGTCCGACCCCGACCTGATCCGCCCCGACCTGCGGCGCGTCCTGGACCGGCAGCGCAAGACCCGCGACGAGGCGCGGCCGGACGCGGTGGCGAAGCGGCACGACCGCGGGCACCGCACCGCCCGGGAGAACCTGGCCGACCTCTGCGACCCCGGCAGCTTCACCGAGTACGGCTCGCTGGTCCTGGCCGGCCAGCGGGCCCGGCGCAGCCTCGACGACCTGATCGACCGGACGCCCGCCGACGGCCTGGTGGCCGGCGTCGGACAGATCAACCGCACCGGCTGCGTGGTGATGGCCTACGACTACACCGTGCTGGCGGGCACCCAGGGCTACAACGGGCACCGCAAGAAGGACCGCCTCTTCGAACTGGCCGAACGCCACCGGTGGCCGGTCGTCATGTTCGCCGAGGGCGGCGGGGGCCGGCCGGGCGACACCGAGAACCCGGGGGTGGCGAACCTGGACACCCGGGCGTTCGCGCTGCTCGCCCGGCTCAGCGGGCTGGTGCCGACGGTGTCGGTGGTGACCGGCAGGTGCTTCGCCGGCAACGCGGCCCTGGTCGCGTGCAGCGACTTCATCGTCGCCACCCCGGACGCCAACATCGGGATGGCCGGGCCGGCGATGATCGAGGGCGGCGGCCTCGGCGTGTACCGGCCGGAGGAGATCGGCCCGACCTCCGTGCACGCCGCCAACGGCGTGGTCGACCTGGTGGTCCCCGACGACGCGGCGGCGGTGCGGGCCACCCGCCGGTACCTCTCCTACTTCCAGGGCCGGACCGCGGACTGGGAGGCGCCGGACCAGCGTCCGCTGCGACACGCGGTGCCGGAGAACCGACGGCGTACCTACGACGTCCGCGCCGTGCTCGACACGCTTGCCGACCGGGACTCGGTGCTGGAGCTGCGGCGCGAGCACGGCGTCGGAATGATCACCGCGCTGGTCCGGATCGCGGGCCGCCCGGTGGGGCTCATCGCCAACAACCCGCGCCACCTCGGCGGTGCGATCGACGCCGAGGGCGGCAGCAAGGCGGCCCGGTTCATGGAGTTGTGCGACGCGTTCGACCTGCCGATCGTCTCGCTCTGCGACACACCTGGCTTCATGGTCGGCCCGGCCGCCGAGGAGAGCGCCCAGGTGCGGCACTTCGGTCGGATGTTCCTGGCCGGGGCCAGCCTGACCGTGCCGATGGTCACCGTGGTGCTGCGCAAGGGGTACGGGTTGGGCGCGCAGGCCATGGCCCGAGGCGGCTTCTACGAGCCGGAGCTGACGCTGTCCTGGCCCACCGGCGAGTTCGGCGGCATGGGCCTGGAGGGCGCGGTCCGGCTCGGCTTCCGTAAGGAACTGGACGCGGTCACCGACCCCGGCGAACGCGAGGCGCTCTACCAGCGGCTGGTGGCGCAGATGTACGAGCGCGGCAGTGCCCTGAACATCGCGAGCGTCTTCGAGGTGGACGACGTGATCGACCCGGCGCAGACTCGGGCCCGGATCACCGGGGTGCTGGACGCGGCTCCGCCGCCCGCACCCCGGGCCGGGAAGAAGCGACCCCTGGTACCGGCCTGGTGA
- a CDS encoding acyl-CoA dehydrogenase family protein, translating to MDFAYSPTSAALRQTLQTFMDECVYPAEPVYQRQLADSGDPHFFPPVMEELKREARARGLWNLFLPHKTQWTEGLSNLDYAPLAEILGRSHIASQALNCSAPDTGNMELLTMFGTDEQKERWLHPLLEGEIRSCFAMTEPAVASSDARNIQCSIVRDGDEYVINGHKWWISGAGDARCRLAIVMGKTDPDGPTYRQQSMVLVPLDTPGVTIVRSLTVLGYQDQEGHCEITFDNVRVPATNLLGEEGGGFAIAQARLGPGRIHHCMRSIGAAERALELLCQRVTSRVAFGGPLSEQGQIQRWIADARIEIDQARLYTLYTAWLMDTQGNKAARTQISGIKVIAPNVALRVLDYAIQSYGAAGLGPDTPLASMYAHQRTLRFADGPDEVHRRSIARAELRAQTSA from the coding sequence ATGGACTTCGCCTACTCGCCGACCTCCGCCGCGCTGCGCCAGACCCTGCAGACGTTCATGGACGAGTGCGTCTATCCGGCCGAGCCGGTGTACCAGCGACAGCTCGCGGACAGCGGTGACCCGCACTTCTTCCCTCCGGTGATGGAGGAGCTGAAGCGCGAGGCACGCGCCCGCGGACTCTGGAACCTGTTCCTGCCGCACAAGACCCAGTGGACCGAGGGGCTGTCCAACCTCGACTACGCGCCACTGGCCGAGATCCTGGGCCGCTCGCACATCGCGTCGCAGGCGTTGAACTGCTCCGCCCCGGACACCGGGAACATGGAACTGCTCACCATGTTCGGCACCGACGAGCAGAAGGAGCGATGGCTCCACCCGCTGCTGGAGGGCGAGATCCGGTCCTGCTTCGCGATGACCGAGCCGGCCGTGGCCAGCTCCGACGCCCGCAACATCCAGTGCTCGATCGTCCGCGACGGCGACGAGTACGTCATCAACGGGCACAAGTGGTGGATCTCCGGCGCCGGTGACGCCCGCTGCCGGCTCGCCATCGTGATGGGCAAGACCGACCCGGACGGCCCCACCTACCGGCAGCAGAGCATGGTCCTCGTGCCGCTCGACACCCCCGGCGTCACCATCGTCCGCAGCCTCACCGTGCTGGGCTACCAGGACCAGGAGGGGCACTGCGAGATCACGTTCGACAACGTCCGGGTGCCGGCGACCAACCTGCTGGGCGAGGAGGGCGGCGGCTTCGCGATCGCGCAGGCGCGACTCGGCCCGGGTCGGATCCACCACTGCATGCGGTCGATCGGGGCGGCCGAGCGTGCCCTGGAGCTGCTCTGCCAGCGGGTGACGTCCCGGGTGGCCTTCGGCGGCCCGCTGTCCGAGCAGGGTCAGATCCAGCGGTGGATCGCCGACGCGCGGATCGAGATCGACCAGGCGCGGCTGTACACGCTCTACACCGCCTGGCTGATGGACACCCAGGGCAACAAGGCCGCCCGGACCCAGATCTCCGGCATCAAGGTCATCGCGCCGAACGTCGCGCTCCGCGTGCTCGACTACGCCATCCAGTCGTACGGCGCCGCCGGGCTCGGACCGGACACCCCGCTGGCCAGCATGTACGCCCACCAGCGCACCCTGCGGTTCGCCGACGGCCCGGACGAGGTGCACCGGCGCTCGATCGCCCGCGCGGAACTGCGGGCGCAGACGTCGGCCTGA